In the genome of Raphanus sativus cultivar WK10039 chromosome 4, ASM80110v3, whole genome shotgun sequence, one region contains:
- the LOC130511192 gene encoding uncharacterized protein LOC130511192, translating into MLCYQLDIKKKNELWSLIGPHPVRFSLIEFEHLTGLNCKYIENLDNPALEVTDELARFWELMGVDIDAGPNTLQIIAACKRCQEWSRVDRMRLGYLAIYLGYIEEKKNSSATRANPVRLVMDLEEFETYPWGRLAFKWLIDSLKRKNFTKTYTIDGFVQVLQVWVYFALPDFTAAFGKPIRNKPSPPLLAYKGHKGRKFVKEGITTQTRVVNYVAKEIGEMFLQWDNDVGDVAVENLLMFMFSAKANWNWTQECWPVKGIKTWTNLVYMKQEPPQFPVNEERRARKKAHTEAYTEFLPSEDHIEPPLESFVARNKLTGGEIEQMFKEMTKVMTVGFSECVKEMKLIWDRMESVEKKVGMNQKGTDSNELQLTLSDPNTTAREPGVSTKPSSKIRVLRNTRQNTKIP; encoded by the exons ATGTTGTGTTACCAGCTGgatatcaagaagaagaacgagCTCTGGTCTCTTATTGGTCCACACCCGGTGAGATTTTCACTGATTGAGTTCGAGCACCTCACCGGTCTAAACTGCAAATATATTGAGAACTTGGATAATCCGGCTCTAGAGGTGACAGATGAGTTGGCTCGTTTCTGGGAGCTGATGGGTGTGGATATTGATGCTGGTCCAAATACCTTGCAAATAATAGCAGCATGTAAGAGATGTCAAGAGTGGTCTCGGGTTGACCGCATGCGCCTGGGATACCTCGCCATCTACTTAGGATATATTGAAGAGAAAAAGAACTCATCCGCTACACGGGCGAACCCTgtaaggctagtgatggatttggAAGAATTTGAGACGTACCCATGGGGGAGACTGGCTTTTAAGTGGTTGATAGACTCTCTGAAGCGCAAAAATTTTACAAAGACTTATACCATAGATGGGTTTGTTCAAGTTCTCCAAGTTTGGGTCTACTTTGCTCTGCCCGACTTTACTGCAGCCTTTGGGAAGCCCATACGAAACAAACCGAGTCCCCCTTTGCTGGCTTACAAGGGACACAAAGGACGAAAATTTGTCAAAGAGGGTATCACCACACAG ACTCGCGTGGTCAACTATGTGGCGAAGGAGATAGGTGAAATGTTCCTTCAATGGGACAATGATGTTGGTGATGTGGCGGTTGAAAACTTGTTGATGTTCATGTTTTCTGCTAAAGCTAATTGGAATTGGACTCAGGAGTGCTGGCCAGTCAAAGGTATTAAGACGTGGACCAATCTTGTCTATATGAAGCAAGAACCTCCTCAGTTCCCTGTCAACGAAGAAAGAAGAGCTCGGAAAAAAGCTCATACAGAGGCTTATACAGAATTTCTTCCATCAGAGGATCATATAGAGCCTCCACTAGAGTCTTTTGTTGCTAGGAATAAGCTTACGGGAGGAGAGATTGAGCAAATGTTCAAGGAGATGACGAAAGTTATGACTGTTGGGTTTAGTGAGTGCGTAAAAGAGATGAAGCTTATTTGGGATAGGATGGAatctgtggagaagaaggtggGAATGAACCAGAAAGGCACTGACTCTAATGAACTTCAACTAACACTTTCAGACCCGAATACGACTGCACGCGAACCAGGGGTTAGTACCAAACCCTCTTCCAAAATACGAGTGCTGCGAAATACTAGGCAAAATACTAAGATACCGTAG
- the LOC108830846 gene encoding uncharacterized GPI-anchored protein At3g06035 gives MVLIITKMSLSLYIVHLLMFSLISTYVISNQEEDNLLQGLNSYRTAQSVPPFAKNGKADCVADEIADKLEGEPCTNHTTASTITPGSVPPRLSNYQDILSECKVDPNSTHDGLILPVCIPNRVPTLVLTNYTHTGYAQYLNDSRYVGAGVGSEKEWMVLVLTTSTPGGSFSSGEATSLTVVAGLVLMGLLFNCLVVL, from the exons ATGGTCTTGATTATTACCAAGATGTCGCTCTCTTTGTACATCGTTCATCTTCTCATGTTCTCCTTGATTTCCACTTATGTTATCAGCAACC AGGAGGAGGATAATCTTCTTCAAGGACTGAACAGCTATAGAACTGCACAAAGTGTTCCACCTTTTGCCAAGAACGGTAAGGCCGATTGTGTGGCCGATGAGATAGCCGACAAGCTTGAAGGTGAGCCATGCACAAACCACACCACAGCCAGCACAATTACTCCTGGTTCTGTCCCCCCACGGTTATCGAACTACCAAGACATTCTTTCTGAATGCAAGGTCGACCCAAACAGTACCCATGACGGATTGATCTTACCAGTTTGTATCCCTAACCGGGTACCTACTCTAGTTCTAACTAACTACACCCACACTGGTTATGCTCAGTATCTTAACGATTCGAGGTATGTTGGAGCTGGTGTTGGGTCGGAGAAAGAGTGGATGGTACTTGTGTTGACAACAAGTACTCCAGGTGGAAGCTTCTCCAGTGGTGAAGCAACATCGCTGACAGTTGTGGCTGGCTTAGTTTTAATGGGGCTGTTGTTTAATTGCCTGGTGGTTCTGTGA